In Streptomyces dangxiongensis, one DNA window encodes the following:
- a CDS encoding transposase: MSGVITASEPSWIAPFTGLSPRQFGKLVTALRREGADPVRKGRPWSLPLEDRVLLVAAYWRTNLTLRQLAPLFGVSKSAADRIIDHLGPALALQQRKRFRKDTMLIVDGTLVPTRDHQVAEQSKNYRYSTNHQVVIDADTRLVVAVGRPLPGNRNDCKAWELSGTKDAVGHTTVIADGGYRGTGLVIPHRRQPGQADLPEWKEEHNASHRKVRARVEHAFARMKTWKILRDCRLKGDGVHHAMLGIARLYNLTLAG, translated from the coding sequence GTGTCTGGTGTGATCACGGCGTCGGAGCCTTCCTGGATAGCCCCGTTCACCGGGCTGAGCCCGCGGCAGTTCGGCAAGCTGGTCACCGCGCTGCGGCGGGAGGGTGCGGATCCGGTCCGCAAGGGCCGGCCGTGGAGCCTGCCGCTGGAGGACCGGGTCCTGCTGGTCGCCGCGTACTGGCGCACGAACCTCACCCTGCGCCAACTGGCGCCGCTGTTCGGGGTGTCGAAGTCGGCCGCGGACCGCATCATCGACCACCTCGGCCCGGCGCTCGCGCTGCAGCAGCGCAAGCGGTTCCGCAAGGACACCATGCTCATCGTGGACGGCACCCTGGTCCCCACCCGCGACCACCAGGTGGCCGAGCAGTCGAAGAACTACCGGTACTCCACCAACCACCAGGTCGTCATCGACGCCGACACCCGGCTCGTCGTCGCTGTCGGCCGACCACTGCCCGGCAACCGTAACGACTGCAAGGCGTGGGAGCTGTCCGGCACCAAGGATGCCGTCGGCCACACCACCGTCATCGCCGATGGCGGCTACCGCGGCACCGGCCTGGTCATCCCGCACCGCCGCCAGCCCGGCCAGGCCGACCTCCCCGAATGGAAAGAGGAACACAACGCCTCACACCGCAAGGTCCGCGCCCGCGTCGAGCACGCCTTCGCCCGCATGAAGACCTGGAAGATCCTCCGCGACTGCCGCCTCAAAGGCGACGGCGTCCATCACGCCATGCTCGGCATCGCCCGCCTGTACAACCTCACCCTCGCCGGGTGA
- a CDS encoding winged helix-turn-helix domain-containing protein: MAEARRVRAVELFEGGVSNAEIAGAVGVCAESVRRWRRVWEQDGASGLRRRAATGRPPKLDDTQVEIVRAALEQGAQAHGFEADLWTLERVGAVVTRATGVVLSRASVWRLLTGRLGWSLQRPERRAVERNESEIARWIAHEWPRIKKGP, translated from the coding sequence TTGGCGGAGGCGCGTCGTGTTCGGGCAGTCGAGCTGTTCGAGGGCGGCGTCTCGAATGCGGAGATCGCGGGGGCGGTGGGGGTGTGTGCCGAGAGTGTGCGGCGTTGGCGGCGGGTGTGGGAGCAAGACGGTGCTTCGGGCCTGCGGAGACGGGCAGCCACGGGACGCCCACCCAAGCTGGACGACACCCAGGTCGAAATCGTCCGGGCCGCGTTGGAGCAAGGTGCCCAGGCTCATGGTTTCGAGGCCGACCTGTGGACCCTGGAACGAGTCGGCGCGGTCGTTACCCGGGCAACGGGGGTGGTGTTGTCGAGGGCGTCGGTGTGGCGGCTGCTGACCGGCCGGCTCGGATGGAGCCTGCAACGGCCCGAGCGGCGGGCGGTCGAGCGGAACGAGTCCGAGATCGCCCGCTGGATCGCACACGAATGGCCGCGCATCAAAAAGGGGCCGTGA
- a CDS encoding IS630 family transposase yields the protein MNTRAWIVFLDESGVSLLPQIRRTYSPRGRTPLLRHRLNWKRASMAGALGYHSTDPDRGARLCFHLKPGSYDTATLIEVLEQVKVFYRGERVVLVWDGLSAHWSRAMRAWVAEQDWLTLERLPAYAPELNPVELLWSSLKKRELANLAGDHLADVADATEQGIHRINANPRLPWSFLAHTGLTIRPPHPPNLRKNQ from the coding sequence GTGAACACACGTGCCTGGATCGTCTTCCTCGACGAATCAGGCGTCTCCCTGCTCCCTCAGATCCGCCGCACCTACTCGCCCCGAGGGCGGACTCCGCTCCTGCGGCACCGCCTGAACTGGAAGCGTGCGTCGATGGCCGGAGCCTTGGGCTACCACTCCACCGACCCCGATCGCGGGGCACGCCTGTGCTTCCACCTCAAGCCCGGCAGCTACGACACCGCCACCCTGATCGAGGTCCTGGAGCAGGTGAAGGTGTTCTACCGCGGCGAGCGAGTGGTCCTGGTCTGGGACGGCCTGTCCGCCCACTGGAGCCGGGCGATGCGGGCCTGGGTCGCCGAACAGGACTGGCTCACCCTGGAACGATTACCCGCCTACGCTCCCGAGCTGAACCCGGTGGAACTGCTGTGGTCCTCGCTCAAGAAGCGTGAACTCGCCAACCTCGCTGGCGACCACCTCGCCGATGTCGCCGACGCCACCGAGCAAGGCATCCACCGCATCAACGCCAACCCCCGACTGCCATGGTCATTCCTCGCCCATACCGGCCTGACCATCCGCCCACCACACCCACCGAACTTACGAAAAAATCAGTAG
- a CDS encoding MarR family winged helix-turn-helix transcriptional regulator, which produces MTTRWLTPPEQRAWRAYLAASRLLEDAIDRQLQQEGSMPHLFYSVLANLSEAPGRRLRMTDLAETLKITRSRLTYVVTRLERDGLVRRESSGRDRRSSLAVLTDEGTAVLERTAPGHVETVRTTLFDRLTPEQVGQLEEICAGIARGLQGEDGGATAAEDVPWRRRSSPCAD; this is translated from the coding sequence ATGACGACCCGCTGGCTCACTCCGCCGGAGCAGCGCGCCTGGCGCGCCTACCTCGCCGCGTCCCGGCTGCTGGAGGACGCGATCGACCGCCAGCTCCAGCAGGAGGGGAGCATGCCGCACCTGTTCTACTCCGTGCTGGCCAACCTCTCCGAGGCCCCCGGCCGGCGACTGCGCATGACCGATCTCGCCGAGACGCTGAAGATCACGCGAAGCCGGCTGACGTACGTGGTGACCCGGCTGGAGCGGGACGGCCTGGTGCGCCGGGAGAGCTCCGGCCGGGACCGGCGCAGCTCGCTCGCGGTGCTCACGGACGAAGGGACGGCCGTACTGGAGCGTACGGCGCCCGGCCACGTCGAGACGGTGCGCACCACCCTGTTCGACCGGCTGACCCCGGAGCAGGTGGGGCAACTGGAGGAGATCTGCGCGGGGATCGCACGCGGCCTCCAGGGGGAGGACGGCGGCGCCACCGCGGCGGAGGACGTGCCGTGGCGCCGACGGTCGTCGCCTTGCGCCGACTAG
- a CDS encoding dihydrofolate reductase family protein yields the protein MPLPYVLLSAAVSLDGFLDDTGPERLLLSGPADFDRVDAVRASVDAILIGAGTIRADNPRLLVNSAERRAARVAAGRPAYPLKVTVTASGDLDPGAHFWHTGGDKLVCTTDAGAARAARLLGGTADVVALGPALDWRVLLEHLHDVRGVGRLMVEGGGQVHTQLLQQDLADELQLVLAPLLVGDPAAPRLFGPGAYQGGRLRLTDTRRIEDVVLMRYEPTAPGTGPVATPADRHWLRTACELAALCPPSQTAFSVGAVLVAADGTELARGHSREGADPVVHAEEAALAKTDPADPRLPGATVYSSLEPCARRASRPAPCAELILRAGVRRVVTAWREPDTFVAAADGTGVLTGAGARVVVLPELESLAKAPNAHLLA from the coding sequence ATGCCCCTGCCGTACGTACTGCTGTCCGCCGCCGTCTCCCTCGACGGCTTTCTGGACGACACCGGCCCTGAGCGGCTCCTGCTGTCCGGCCCGGCCGACTTCGACCGGGTCGACGCGGTACGGGCCTCCGTCGACGCCATCCTGATCGGCGCCGGCACGATCCGCGCCGACAATCCGCGCCTGCTGGTCAACTCCGCCGAGCGGCGTGCGGCCCGGGTGGCGGCGGGCCGGCCGGCGTACCCGCTGAAGGTGACCGTCACCGCCTCCGGGGACCTCGACCCCGGCGCCCACTTCTGGCACACCGGCGGCGACAAGCTCGTCTGCACCACCGATGCCGGTGCCGCCCGGGCCGCCCGGCTCCTCGGCGGCACCGCCGACGTCGTCGCGCTCGGCCCCGCGCTGGACTGGCGGGTCCTGCTGGAGCATCTGCACGACGTGCGGGGCGTCGGGCGCCTGATGGTCGAGGGCGGAGGGCAGGTCCACACCCAGTTGCTCCAGCAGGACCTCGCCGACGAACTCCAGCTCGTCCTCGCCCCGCTCCTCGTCGGCGACCCCGCGGCCCCGCGCCTGTTCGGCCCCGGCGCCTACCAGGGCGGACGCCTGCGCCTGACCGACACCCGCCGCATCGAGGACGTCGTCCTCATGCGCTACGAGCCCACGGCCCCCGGCACCGGCCCGGTCGCCACGCCCGCCGACCGGCACTGGCTGCGCACCGCCTGCGAACTCGCCGCGCTCTGCCCGCCCTCCCAGACGGCGTTCAGCGTCGGCGCGGTCCTGGTCGCCGCCGACGGTACGGAGCTGGCCCGCGGCCACTCCCGTGAAGGCGCCGACCCGGTGGTCCACGCGGAGGAGGCGGCCCTCGCGAAGACCGACCCGGCCGACCCGCGCCTGCCCGGCGCCACGGTCTACAGCAGCCTCGAACCCTGCGCCCGCCGGGCCTCCCGGCCCGCCCCCTGTGCCGAGCTGATCCTGCGGGCCGGGGTGCGCCGGGTGGTCACGGCGTGGCGGGAGCCCGACACGTTCGTCGCGGCGGCCGACGGCACGGGCGTCCTGACCGGCGCGGGCGCCCGGGTCGTCGTACTCCCGGAGCTGGAATCCCTCGCCAAGGCGCCGAACGCGCATCTGCTCGCCTGA
- a CDS encoding M23 family metallopeptidase: MASNRPAPETPFVPAQRETETFGYDAHRADEGPWEEWNPTEDSVAPVRGRHRVAKQRGGFARSSTVLGVGVIAAVGAGGMASANTGKPPVSISLPDLPSVGSLFGDTSTEAPRTATTALSSVGVASADDQQGTDAGEALRNRILAQAEQQQGQADSRATAVALATAERQSAQAAAHAEEEAAAKAAEAKDAAEAAAAKKAERKAAKEAEEKRQAELAKLAGQYTLPTSSYTITSTFGQAGTMWSSGHHTGLDFAAPTGTLIKAVHGGTVTEAGWAGAYGYRTILTLDDGTELWFCHQSSINVTAGQKVTTGEVIGRVGATGNVTGPHLHLEVHPGGQATGIDPMTWLRDKGLTP; encoded by the coding sequence GTGGCGTCCAACCGGCCTGCCCCAGAAACCCCGTTCGTGCCGGCTCAGCGCGAGACCGAGACCTTCGGCTACGACGCCCACCGAGCCGACGAGGGCCCCTGGGAGGAGTGGAACCCCACCGAGGACTCCGTCGCCCCGGTCCGCGGCCGGCACCGCGTCGCCAAGCAGCGCGGCGGCTTCGCGCGCAGCTCCACCGTCCTCGGCGTCGGCGTGATCGCCGCGGTCGGCGCGGGCGGCATGGCCAGCGCCAACACCGGCAAGCCGCCGGTCTCCATCTCCCTGCCGGACCTGCCCTCCGTCGGCTCCCTCTTCGGCGACACCTCCACCGAGGCGCCCAGGACCGCCACGACCGCGCTGAGCAGCGTCGGCGTGGCCTCCGCCGACGACCAGCAGGGCACCGACGCGGGCGAGGCCCTGCGCAACCGGATCCTGGCCCAGGCCGAGCAGCAGCAGGGCCAGGCCGACAGCAGGGCCACCGCCGTCGCGCTCGCCACCGCCGAGAGGCAGAGCGCGCAGGCCGCCGCCCACGCCGAGGAGGAGGCCGCCGCGAAGGCGGCCGAGGCCAAGGACGCGGCGGAGGCCGCCGCCGCGAAGAAGGCGGAGCGGAAGGCCGCGAAGGAGGCCGAGGAGAAGCGGCAGGCCGAGCTGGCGAAACTGGCCGGGCAGTACACGCTGCCCACCTCCTCGTACACGATCACCTCGACGTTCGGCCAGGCCGGCACCATGTGGTCCTCCGGCCACCACACCGGCCTCGACTTCGCCGCCCCCACCGGCACCCTCATCAAGGCCGTCCACGGCGGCACGGTCACCGAGGCGGGCTGGGCCGGCGCCTACGGCTACCGCACGATCCTCACCCTCGACGACGGCACCGAGCTGTGGTTCTGCCACCAGTCCTCGATCAACGTCACGGCCGGTCAGAAGGTCACCACCGGCGAGGTCATCGGCCGTGTCGGCGCCACCGGCAACGTCACCGGCCCGCACCTGCATCTGGAGGTCCACCCCGGCGGCCAAGCAACCGGCATCGACCCGATGACGTGGCTGCGGGACAAGGGCCTCACCCCCTGA
- a CDS encoding aldo/keto reductase, with the protein MTSTTSPRTLGSSDLQVFPLALGGNVFGWTADEQTSFAVLDAYTAAGGNFIDTADSYSAWIEGNQGGESETIIGKWVKARGNRDDVVIATKVSQHPEYQGLSAANIKAAADASLRRLDTDHIDLYYTHFDQPEVPVEEIIGALDELVRAGKVRHIAASNISPERLRASLDHSDREGLARYVALQPHYNLVSRDTYEGPLQDLAARENLAAVPYFSLAAGFLTGKYRPGTTVDSARAGTAQKYADSERGRRVLAALDDIAAAHEAPVATVALAWLAAQPTVTAPIASARTVEQLPALLGVADLKLTDDELATLTTASA; encoded by the coding sequence ATGACCTCAACCACATCACCCCGCACTCTCGGCTCCTCCGATCTCCAGGTCTTCCCGCTCGCCCTGGGCGGCAACGTCTTCGGCTGGACCGCCGACGAACAGACCTCCTTCGCCGTCCTCGACGCCTACACGGCCGCCGGCGGCAACTTCATCGACACCGCCGACTCCTACTCCGCCTGGATCGAGGGCAACCAGGGTGGCGAGTCGGAGACGATCATCGGCAAGTGGGTCAAGGCCCGCGGCAACCGCGACGACGTCGTCATCGCCACCAAGGTCAGCCAGCACCCCGAGTACCAGGGCCTGTCCGCGGCCAACATCAAGGCCGCGGCCGACGCCTCGCTGCGCCGCCTGGACACCGACCACATCGACCTCTACTACACCCACTTCGACCAGCCCGAGGTGCCGGTCGAGGAGATCATCGGCGCGCTGGACGAGCTGGTGAGGGCCGGCAAGGTGCGGCACATCGCCGCCTCCAACATCAGCCCCGAGCGCCTGCGGGCCTCCCTCGACCATTCCGACCGCGAGGGCCTGGCCCGCTACGTCGCCCTCCAGCCCCACTACAACCTGGTCTCCCGCGACACGTACGAGGGCCCGCTCCAGGACCTCGCCGCCCGCGAGAACCTCGCCGCCGTCCCGTACTTCTCCCTCGCCGCGGGCTTCCTCACCGGCAAGTACCGCCCCGGCACGACCGTCGACAGCGCCCGCGCCGGTACGGCCCAGAAGTACGCGGACTCCGAGCGCGGCCGGCGGGTCCTTGCGGCCCTGGACGACATCGCCGCCGCCCACGAGGCCCCGGTCGCCACGGTCGCCCTGGCCTGGCTCGCCGCCCAGCCGACCGTCACGGCCCCGATCGCCTCGGCACGCACGGTGGAACAGCTCCCGGCGCTGCTGGGCGTGGCGGACCTGAAGCTCACGGACGACGAGCTGGCAACCCTGACCACGGCCTCCGCGTAG
- a CDS encoding PrsW family intramembrane metalloprotease: MATSPAFPTYPPSPVGGALRHPHWWQRTWVRYGALSTLLALSGLVILALVRRQTGTEGFVVGLGLAVLPVPWLTAAFRWLDRVEPGPRRNLVFAFAWGACAAALIAIVANSFATRWIATSTADPAGADTLGATVIAPIVEESAKAAAVLLVFLFRRRDFTGIVDGVVIAGITATGFAFTENILYLGTAFGTDQLTGDRGIASVTAATFFVRIVMSPFAHPLFTVLTGIGFGVAALSGERQHVRRVLLPVCGLLLAMSMHAFWNGSSTFGEYGFFAVYAAFMLPAFALLTWLAIWTRQRELRTVRAELPAYVLAGWLGPAEPFALGSMRARRMARDYARHHFGRPAAREVARYEACATSLAFLRHRGRRGRAGADFVVRERELLDELWRRRQPARPALEYAARAATPPRPVYAGPMPYWQGAPAGAYPAYNPYRS, from the coding sequence GTGGCCACCAGTCCTGCGTTTCCGACCTACCCCCCGAGCCCCGTCGGCGGTGCCCTCCGCCATCCGCACTGGTGGCAGCGCACGTGGGTGCGGTACGGGGCGCTGAGCACCCTGCTGGCGCTGTCGGGCCTGGTCATCCTCGCGCTCGTGCGGCGGCAGACCGGCACGGAGGGCTTCGTCGTCGGGCTCGGGCTGGCCGTGCTGCCCGTGCCCTGGCTGACAGCCGCGTTCCGGTGGCTGGACCGGGTGGAGCCGGGACCCCGGCGGAACCTGGTCTTCGCCTTCGCCTGGGGGGCGTGCGCGGCGGCGCTGATAGCGATCGTCGCCAACAGCTTCGCCACCCGGTGGATCGCCACCTCGACCGCGGACCCGGCCGGCGCCGACACCCTCGGGGCGACCGTGATAGCGCCGATCGTGGAGGAGTCCGCGAAGGCAGCGGCCGTCCTGCTGGTCTTCCTGTTCCGCAGACGCGACTTCACCGGGATCGTGGACGGCGTGGTGATAGCGGGGATCACCGCCACCGGGTTCGCGTTCACCGAGAACATCCTCTACCTCGGTACGGCCTTCGGGACCGACCAGCTCACCGGCGACCGCGGCATCGCCTCCGTCACCGCCGCGACCTTCTTCGTGCGCATCGTGATGTCGCCGTTCGCGCACCCCCTCTTCACGGTCCTGACCGGCATCGGCTTCGGCGTCGCCGCGCTGTCCGGCGAGCGGCAGCACGTGCGGCGGGTCCTCCTGCCGGTCTGCGGACTGCTGCTCGCGATGAGCATGCACGCCTTCTGGAACGGCTCCTCCACGTTCGGCGAGTACGGGTTCTTCGCCGTCTACGCCGCCTTCATGCTGCCCGCGTTCGCGCTGCTGACCTGGCTCGCGATCTGGACGCGGCAGCGGGAGCTGCGGACGGTGCGCGCGGAACTCCCCGCGTACGTGCTGGCCGGATGGCTGGGCCCGGCCGAGCCGTTCGCGCTCGGGTCGATGCGGGCACGGCGGATGGCCCGGGACTACGCCCGGCACCACTTCGGCCGCCCGGCGGCGCGGGAGGTGGCGCGCTACGAGGCGTGCGCGACCTCGCTGGCGTTCCTGCGGCACCGGGGGCGGCGCGGGCGGGCCGGGGCCGACTTCGTCGTACGGGAGCGGGAACTGCTGGACGAGCTGTGGCGACGCAGGCAACCGGCACGCCCGGCACTGGAGTACGCGGCACGGGCCGCCACGCCGCCCCGGCCGGTGTACGCGGGTCCCATGCCGTACTGGCAGGGCGCCCCGGCGGGCGCCTACCCCGCGTACAACCCGTACCGGTCGTAG
- the trmB gene encoding tRNA (guanosine(46)-N7)-methyltransferase TrmB: protein MADSLNTPDAPLSAPHDPGVSVRHTRTRGEPRFPDGPRADPAGSHFERRIRSFQPRRSRVTAGQADALQRLWATWGLDIDGQRVIDLGELFGNDRPVVLEIGFGMGEATARMAAADPDTNILAVDVHTPGQGNLLNLADRDGLSNVRVGNGDAIILLREMLRPDALDGLRVYFPDPWPKKRHHKRRLIQPEFLTLAATRLKPGAVVHCATDWEPYAEQMLEVLDAHPDFENTQAGGGFAARPAFRPLTRFEGQGLDKGHVVNDLLFRRVPHRGR from the coding sequence GTGGCTGACTCCCTGAACACCCCCGACGCCCCGCTCTCGGCACCGCACGACCCCGGTGTCTCCGTCCGGCACACCCGGACCCGGGGTGAGCCGCGGTTCCCGGACGGGCCCAGGGCCGATCCCGCCGGATCGCACTTCGAACGGCGGATCCGGAGTTTCCAGCCGCGGCGCAGCCGGGTGACGGCCGGGCAGGCCGACGCCCTCCAGCGGCTGTGGGCCACATGGGGGCTGGACATCGACGGGCAGCGGGTGATCGACCTCGGCGAGCTGTTCGGGAACGACCGTCCCGTGGTCCTGGAGATCGGGTTCGGGATGGGCGAGGCGACCGCGCGGATGGCCGCGGCCGACCCGGACACCAACATCCTGGCCGTGGACGTGCACACCCCGGGGCAGGGCAACCTGCTCAATCTCGCGGACCGCGACGGACTGTCCAACGTCCGGGTGGGCAACGGCGACGCGATCATCCTGCTCCGGGAGATGCTGCGCCCCGACGCGCTGGACGGGCTGCGCGTCTACTTCCCCGACCCCTGGCCCAAGAAGCGGCACCACAAGCGGCGCCTCATCCAGCCCGAGTTCCTGACCCTGGCCGCGACCCGGCTGAAGCCCGGCGCCGTCGTGCACTGCGCGACCGACTGGGAGCCGTACGCCGAACAGATGCTCGAGGTGCTCGACGCGCACCCCGACTTCGAGAACACGCAGGCAGGGGGCGGATTCGCCGCACGCCCCGCGTTCCGGCCGCTGACCCGTTTCGAGGGACAGGGACTGGACAAGGGTCATGTGGTGAACGACCTGCTGTTCCGGCGCGTACCGCACCGGGGGCGATGA
- the lhgO gene encoding L-2-hydroxyglutarate oxidase produces MVQVRAGAYDCDVLVIGGGIVGLSTAYAITRAAPGTRVTVLEKEPGPARHQTGRNSGVIHSGIYYRPGSLKARYAVRGAAEMVKFCAEYGIAHAVTGKLIVATGREELPRLHALVQRGRENGIPVRELGPAQISEYEPEVRGLAAIHVGTTGVCDFVGVARELARASGAEIRYGARVVRVDRRPERGVAVLTAAGDVVRARVLVNCAGLYCDEVARLTGDEPEVRIVPFRGEYYELARPELVRGLVYPVPDPAFPFLGVHLTRGIDGSVHIGPNAVPALAREGYGWGVVRPRELAGTLAWPGSWAIARRHWRYGAGELRRSVSRRAFLEAVRRLLPAVEAGDLVRAAAGVRAQAVLRDGTLVDDFLIKEGARTVHVLNAPSPAATASLPIGREVGRRALDLLA; encoded by the coding sequence GTGGTGCAGGTGCGGGCCGGGGCGTACGACTGTGATGTGCTCGTGATCGGTGGCGGGATCGTCGGGCTGTCGACGGCGTACGCGATCACGCGCGCCGCACCGGGTACGCGCGTCACGGTGCTGGAGAAGGAGCCCGGCCCGGCGCGGCACCAGACCGGACGCAACAGCGGCGTCATCCACAGCGGGATCTACTACCGCCCGGGCTCCCTCAAGGCGCGGTACGCGGTGCGGGGCGCCGCGGAGATGGTGAAGTTCTGCGCCGAGTACGGCATCGCGCACGCCGTCACCGGCAAGCTGATCGTGGCGACCGGACGGGAGGAGCTGCCGCGGCTCCACGCGCTGGTGCAGCGGGGCCGCGAGAACGGCATCCCGGTGCGCGAACTGGGGCCCGCGCAGATCAGCGAGTACGAGCCGGAGGTGCGCGGTCTCGCCGCGATACACGTGGGAACGACCGGGGTGTGCGACTTCGTCGGCGTCGCGCGCGAACTGGCGCGGGCGTCCGGGGCGGAGATCCGGTACGGCGCGAGGGTCGTCCGGGTGGACCGGCGGCCGGAGCGCGGCGTGGCCGTGCTCACCGCGGCCGGGGACGTGGTCCGCGCGCGCGTGCTGGTGAACTGCGCCGGGCTGTACTGCGACGAGGTGGCCCGCCTCACCGGGGACGAGCCCGAGGTGCGGATCGTGCCGTTCCGCGGGGAGTACTACGAGCTGGCGCGGCCGGAGCTGGTGCGGGGGCTGGTGTATCCGGTGCCGGATCCGGCGTTCCCGTTCCTCGGAGTGCATCTGACGCGCGGGATCGACGGGAGTGTGCACATCGGGCCGAACGCGGTGCCGGCGCTGGCCCGCGAGGGGTACGGCTGGGGGGTCGTACGGCCCCGGGAGCTGGCCGGGACACTCGCGTGGCCGGGGTCGTGGGCGATCGCCCGGCGGCACTGGCGGTACGGGGCGGGTGAGCTGCGGCGGTCGGTGTCCAGGAGAGCGTTCCTGGAGGCCGTGCGAAGACTGCTGCCCGCGGTGGAGGCCGGCGATCTGGTGCGGGCCGCCGCCGGGGTGCGGGCACAGGCGGTGCTGCGGGACGGGACGCTGGTGGACGACTTCCTCATCAAGGAGGGTGCGCGGACCGTGCATGTGCTCAACGCGCCGTCCCCCGCGGCCACCGCGTCCCTGCCGATCGGCAGGGAGGTCGGACGCCGGGCACTGGACCTGCTCGCGTAG
- a CDS encoding MFS transporter — protein sequence MSREQRGPNEKLGAVLALAGISNAGLARRVNDLGAQRGLTLRYDKTSVARWVSKGMVPQGAAPHLIAAAIGQKLGRPVPLHEIGLADADPAPEVGLAFPRDVAQAVRSATELYRLDLAGRRSGAGGIWQSLAGSFAVSAYATPASRWLITPADSSVARETASAEESGAPIKVGHSDVQKLREAAEDARRWDSKYGGGDWRSSMVPECLRVEAAPLLLGSYSDEVGRALFGASAELTRLAGWMAFDTGQQEAAQRYYIQALRLARAAADVPLGGYVLASMSLQATYRGFGDEGVDLAQAALERNRGLATARTMSFFRLIEARAHARAGDAQAAGAALKAAEGWLERSREGDNDPSWLGFYGYDRFAADAAECYRDLKAPRQVRRFTEQALSKPTEEFVRSHGLRLVVSAVAELESGNLDAACEQGVRAVEVAGRISSARTTEYVKDLLHRLEPYGDEPRVVELRERARPLLVTPA from the coding sequence ATGTCCAGGGAGCAACGCGGGCCGAACGAAAAACTCGGCGCCGTTCTCGCCCTCGCGGGAATCAGCAACGCAGGACTCGCGCGGCGCGTCAACGACCTGGGCGCCCAGCGCGGGTTGACGCTTCGCTACGACAAGACGTCGGTGGCGCGCTGGGTGTCGAAGGGCATGGTGCCCCAGGGTGCCGCACCGCACCTCATCGCCGCCGCCATCGGGCAGAAGCTCGGCCGCCCGGTGCCGCTCCACGAGATCGGCCTGGCCGACGCGGACCCCGCGCCCGAGGTGGGCCTCGCCTTCCCCAGGGACGTGGCACAGGCGGTGAGGTCGGCGACGGAGCTGTACCGCCTCGACCTCGCCGGCCGTAGGTCCGGCGCCGGCGGCATCTGGCAGTCGCTCGCCGGGTCCTTCGCGGTCAGCGCCTACGCGACGCCCGCCTCACGATGGCTGATAACCCCCGCCGACAGCTCGGTCGCGCGCGAGACGGCTTCCGCCGAGGAATCGGGCGCACCGATCAAAGTCGGCCACAGCGATGTACAGAAGCTGCGGGAAGCCGCGGAGGACGCCAGGCGCTGGGACTCCAAATACGGAGGCGGCGACTGGCGTTCGTCCATGGTGCCGGAGTGCCTGCGGGTGGAGGCGGCACCGCTGCTGCTCGGCTCCTACTCCGACGAGGTCGGCCGCGCCCTGTTCGGCGCCTCCGCCGAACTCACCCGGCTCGCCGGCTGGATGGCCTTCGACACCGGCCAGCAGGAGGCCGCCCAGCGGTACTACATCCAGGCGCTGCGCCTCGCGCGCGCGGCGGCCGACGTCCCCCTGGGCGGGTACGTCCTCGCCTCCATGTCGTTGCAGGCCACCTACCGGGGCTTCGGCGACGAGGGCGTGGATCTCGCGCAGGCGGCCCTGGAGCGCAACCGGGGACTGGCGACCGCCCGCACCATGAGCTTCTTCCGGCTGATCGAGGCACGGGCCCACGCGCGCGCGGGGGACGCGCAGGCGGCGGGCGCCGCACTGAAGGCCGCCGAGGGGTGGCTGGAGCGGTCCAGGGAGGGCGACAACGACCCCTCCTGGCTCGGTTTCTACGGTTACGACCGGTTCGCCGCTGATGCCGCCGAGTGCTACCGCGACCTGAAGGCGCCGCGGCAGGTGCGGCGGTTCACCGAGCAGGCGCTCTCGAAGCCGACGGAGGAGTTCGTGCGCTCGCACGGGCTGCGGCTCGTCGTCTCGGCGGTGGCCGAACTGGAGTCGGGGAACCTTGACGCGGCCTGTGAGCAGGGGGTGCGGGCCGTGGAGGTGGCCGGACGGATCTCTTCCGCCCGCACCACCGAGTACGTGAAGGACCTGCTGCACCGCCTGGAGCCGTACGGGGACGAGCCGCGGGTGGTGGAGCTGCGGGAGCGGGCCCGGCCGCTGCTGGTGACGCCGGCGTAG